The following coding sequences lie in one Apus apus isolate bApuApu2 chromosome 16, bApuApu2.pri.cur, whole genome shotgun sequence genomic window:
- the LOC127391471 gene encoding transmembrane protein 17B-like — MAAHTPLPHNLRRGLVAFSSSLFVDNKTWDSSTAHPYRPAHEVLASLPLQMMLYFNAYYFPVWCLAQGMMLQLKYHLLPQHYQFLLVTAFLILSLAEVSRLYLGYVGNLQEKVPELAGFLLLSFLIQLPLLLFLLTDSNIICLPLEMIMNSLLLAFLLAEIAAAFLALKTMTKQLAAQFYLGQFQGGDRGQPRQGGRRREAAEER; from the exons atgGCTGCACACACCCCTCTGCCCCACAACCTGCGCCGGGGCCTGGTGGccttcagcagctccctcttCGTTGACAACAAGACGTGggacagcagcactgcccaccCCTACCGGCCAG CCCACGAGGTGCTGGCCAGCCTGCCCCTCCAGATGATGCTGTACTTCAATGCTTACTACTTCCCAGTCTGGTGCCTGGCCCAGGGGAtgatgctgcagctgaag TAccacctgctgccccagcactaccagttcctgctggtcacagccttcctcatcctctcactggCTGAGGTCTCCCGCCTCTACCTGGGCTATGTGGGAAACCTGCAGGAGAAG GTGCCTGAGCTGGCTGggttcctcctcctctccttcctgatCCAGCTCCCactcctgctcttcctgctgaCAGACAGCAACATCATTTGCCTGCCCCTGGAGATGATCATGAACAGCCTTCTTCTGGCCTTCCTTCTTGCTGAGATTGCAGCCGCCTTCCTTGCTCTGAAGACCATGACcaagcagctggcagcacagtTCTACCTGGGGCAGTtccagggaggtgacagggGCCAGCCGAGGCagggggggagaaggagggaggcagctgagGAGAGGTGA
- the LOC127391566 gene encoding LOW QUALITY PROTEIN: P2X purinoceptor 6-like (The sequence of the model RefSeq protein was modified relative to this genomic sequence to represent the inferred CDS: inserted 1 base in 1 codon): MAGAAAGGLCAGLLDYKTAKFALTRNRRIGLLHRLLQLGVLGYLLGWVLLLRKGYQDTDASPRAALVTKLKGTAVAEAGGAGRRLWDAVDQARPPQGGNGLFLVTNFIATAKQAQGTCPESPSVLDATCTEDADCPVGITVVHGNGIKTGKCVMFNTSHSTCEIYGWCPVENSTLSRKPLLAEAENFTLFIKNTVHFTKFNFSKCNTLQTNDPIYFKTCTYDPIFHPSCPVFRVRDMVEAAGETFGDLALLGGSIRVRIEWDCDLDRAAAQCQPQYSFSLQNRKYNFRTASYYWDSQRQLYRNLLKLYGIRFDVSVHGQAGKFSIIPAAVSFGTGIAFFGAATVVCDLVLLYLDTKAHLYWKEKFEEVFLPCKIPLWXLPSLLNWGMAGRPQKSRKAASLSSGHLYLAQSSERKDLPAPGELPKGLH, encoded by the exons AtggcgggcgcggcggcgggcgggctcTGCGCCGGGCTGCTCGACTACAAGACGGCGAAGTTCGCGCTGACGCGGAACCGGCGGATCGGGCTGCTGCACCGGCTGCTGCAGCTCGGCGTGCTGGGCTACCTGCTCGG GTGGGTGCTCCTGCTGCGGAAGGGCTACCAGGACACCGACGCCTCCCCCCGCGCCGCCCTGGTCACCAAGCTGAAGGGGACGGCGGTGGCCgaggcggggggcgcggggcggcggctgTGGGACGCGGTGGACCAGGCGCGGCCCCCGCAG GGAGGAAATGGGCTCTTTCTGGTGACCAATTTCATTGCCACAGCCAAGCAAGCCCAGGGCACCTGTCCCGAG AGCCCCTCTGTTCTCGATGCAACGTGCACAGAAGATGCAGACTGTCCCGTGGGAATCACAGTGGTTCATGGCAATG GGATAAAAACTGGGAAATGTGTGATGTTCAACACCTCCCATTCCACCTGTGAGATCTATGGCTGGTGTCCTGTGGAGAACAGCACCCTGTCCAG GAAACCTCTTCTGGCTGAGGCAGAGAATTTCactctttttataaaaaatactgtCCACTTCACCAAATTTAACTTCTCCAA GTGCAATACTTTGCAAACCAATGACCCCATCTATTTCAAGACCTGCACGTATGATCCAATCTTCCACCCATCCTGCCCTGTCTTCCGTGTCCGTGACATGGTGGAGGCGGCTGGAGAGACCTTTGGAGACCTCGCTCTGCTg gGGGGCAGCATCAGAGTTCGCATCGAGTGGGACTGTGACCTGGATCGCGCTGCTGCCCAGTGCCAGCCTCAGTACTCCTTCAGCCTGCAGAACAGGAAGTACAATTTCAG AACTGCCTCCTACTACTGGGACTCCCAGCGGCAGCTCTACAGGAACCTGCTGAAGCTCTACGGCATCCGCTTTGACGTCTCCGTGCACGGCCAG GCTGGGAAGTTCAGCAtaattcctgctgctgtgagctTTGGCACCGGCATCGCCTTCTTTGGTGCT GCCACGGTGGTCTGTGACCTGGTTCTACTCTACCTGGACACAAAGGCTCACTTGTATTGGAAGGAGAAGTTTGAGGAG GTTTTCTTGCCATGCAAGATCCCACTTT CACTGCCCAGCCTGCTCAACTGGGGGATGGCAGGGAGACCCCAGAAGAGCAGGAAAGCTGCCAGCCTCAGCTCGGGTCATCTTTATCTGGCCCAGTCCTCTGAGCGCAAAGATCTTCCAGCTCCTGGTGAACTGCCCAAAGGGCTGCATTGA